The following nucleotide sequence is from Gloeocapsa sp. PCC 73106.
GTAAAACAGGGAGGTTGGATAGACGAGCGTAAATTTGGATTACTACTGACGAGTAACTACTTTCGAGATCTAAAAGGGTTATTGAGTATTTTTCCCCTAGGCTGGAAAATGTTACTCTCAGGAAAAATCCCTGTGAAGTTTGAAGCTTCAGAAGGTCAAGAACAAGTACGATCGCTCATAGAAGCAGTACAAAATAGCAGTAAATAGGAACAGAGAAAATTATGGGCAATACCTTTGGGCATTTATTTCGGATTACCACCTTTGGAGAATCTCATGGAGGAGGTGTAGGGGTAATCATCGATGGATGTCCACCTCGTGTAGCGATAAGCGAGTCAGAAATTCAAGCAGACTTAGATCGCAGAAGACCAGGACAAAGCAAAATTACCACCCCACGCCAAGAAAGCGATCGCTGTGAAATACTATCGGGAGTCTTCGAAGGTAAAACCCTAGGAACGCCCATAGCCATCCTCGTACGCAATCAAGACGCACGTTCCCAAGACTATCAAGAGATGGAGCAGAAATACCGTCCCTCCCACGCAGACGCCACCTACGAAGCCAAATACGGGATACGTAACTGGCAAGGAGGAGGAAGAGCTTCAGCTAGAGAAACGATCGGCAGAGTAGCCGCAGGAGCGATCGCCAAGAAAATTCTCCGAGAAATAGGGGGAGTACAGATTATTGCTTACGTAAAACGCATCAAAGACCTAGAAGCAATAGTCGACCAGGAAAACGTCAATTTAGAACAAGTAGAAAGCAATATAGTCCGTTGTCCCGACTCAGAATGCGCCCTGAAAATGATCGAACTGATTGACCAGACACGTCAAGCCCAAGATTCTGTAGGTGGTGTAGTAGAATGTATTGCGCGCAACGTACCCAGAGGTTTGGGAGAGCCAGTTTTTGACAAGCTAGAAGCTGATTTAGCCAAAGCAGTGATGTCCTTACCCGCTACCAAAGGATTTGAAATCGGCTCGGGTTTTGCAGGAACCCTCTTAACTGGAAGCGAACACAACGACCCTTACTATATCGACGATCAAGGAGAAACTCGCACCCGCAGCAATCGCTCTGGCGGAATCCAAGGGGGTATTAGCAACGGAGAACCAGTTATCATCAAAGTCGCTTTTAAACCCACCGCCACCATTGGTAAAGCTCAAGATACGGTGACGAACACGGGGGTAGAAACAGTACTCGCCGCCAAGGGGCGACATGACCCCTGTGTGTTACCTAGAGCGGTTCCTATGGTAGAAGCGATGGTAGCCTTAGTGTTGTGCGATCATCTTTTGCGTCATCAGGCACAATGTAAATTATTTTAGTTAAAACCATGGCAGATGTAATTGACTATCAAATTTTTGGCTCTGATTTACAGCTAGTAGAAATCGGATTAGATCCTGGAGAAGGGGTTAGCGCCGAAATCGGAACCATGACCTACATGGAACAAGGTATCGAGATGCAAACTACAGCCAAAGGGGGATTATTTGGCGGTTTTAAACGGATATTAACCGGGGAAAGCTTTTTTATCTCTAACTTTGTCAATCAAGGTAGACAGAAATCTCGTGTTGGTTTTGCCGCGCCCTATCCTGGTAGAGTTGTCCCCATTGATTTAGCTCAAATAGGAGGGACTTTTTTATGCGAGAAAGGTTCTTTTCTGTGTGCGGCTAAAGGGATAGATATTAACGTTGCTTTTACTAAACGCTTAGGTGCGGGTTTTTTTGGTGGTGAAGGTTTTATCCTGCAAAGATTGAGCGGAGATGGTTTAGCCTTTATTCACGCGGGGGGAACTTTAATCCCCAAACAACTCCAATCTGGACAAGAGTTGAGGGTTGACACGGGTTGTATCGTTGGCTTTTCTAGTTCCGTGGACTACAGTATCGAGTTTGTTGGCGGTTTCAGAAACGCTTTATTCGGTAGTGAGGGTTTATTTCTCGCCAAACTGAGAGGACCGGGTTTAGTTTATTTACAGAGTTTACCACTTTCTAAATTAGTAGAGCGGATTCAAGCCTCTTTGGTTTTTCCTAGAGTAAGTGATGCTTAACATTTATAATTATTAAAGGAAGTGTTAAAAAATGTTAAGCAGTGGCAAAAGCAAAGGTAATCATTATTGGTGCAGGGATTGGCGGGTTGACCACAGGGGCTTTATTAGCTCGTCATGGCTATGATGTGACTATTTTTGAACAGGCTTATCTACCCGGTGGCTGTGCTTCTACCTTTAAACGTCGTGGTTTTACCTTCGATGTGGGGGCGACCCAAGTAGCTGGGTTAGAACCTGGGGGAATTCACGCTCAAATTTTTGCCGAATTAGGGGTAGAACCCCCCGAAGCCAAACCCTGTGATCCAGCTTGTGCGGTATTTTTACCCGGCGAAACAAAGCCCGTCAACGTCTGGCGAGACCCGGAAAAATGGCAAAAAGAGAGAAATGAGCAATTTCCCGGGAGTGAACCCTTTTGGCAATTACTCAAGTATCTATTTGAAGTAAGCTGGCGTTTTCAAAGCCGTGAACCGGTATTACCTCCCCGGAATTGGTGGGATTTGACAGAACTGCTTAAA
It contains:
- a CDS encoding TIGR00266 family protein — its product is MADVIDYQIFGSDLQLVEIGLDPGEGVSAEIGTMTYMEQGIEMQTTAKGGLFGGFKRILTGESFFISNFVNQGRQKSRVGFAAPYPGRVVPIDLAQIGGTFLCEKGSFLCAAKGIDINVAFTKRLGAGFFGGEGFILQRLSGDGLAFIHAGGTLIPKQLQSGQELRVDTGCIVGFSSSVDYSIEFVGGFRNALFGSEGLFLAKLRGPGLVYLQSLPLSKLVERIQASLVFPRVSDA
- the aroC gene encoding chorismate synthase translates to MGNTFGHLFRITTFGESHGGGVGVIIDGCPPRVAISESEIQADLDRRRPGQSKITTPRQESDRCEILSGVFEGKTLGTPIAILVRNQDARSQDYQEMEQKYRPSHADATYEAKYGIRNWQGGGRASARETIGRVAAGAIAKKILREIGGVQIIAYVKRIKDLEAIVDQENVNLEQVESNIVRCPDSECALKMIELIDQTRQAQDSVGGVVECIARNVPRGLGEPVFDKLEADLAKAVMSLPATKGFEIGSGFAGTLLTGSEHNDPYYIDDQGETRTRSNRSGGIQGGISNGEPVIIKVAFKPTATIGKAQDTVTNTGVETVLAAKGRHDPCVLPRAVPMVEAMVALVLCDHLLRHQAQCKLF